Sequence from the Methanoculleus sp. SDB genome:
CTGCTCCTTCGCCGTGCGGGCTTTATCCTTCAGTTTTTCGATTTCTGCGGTAAATTCTTCAAACTGGGCCTGAATTTTCTCTTCATACGCAGTACGCGCGGTCATATTCTTCTGGTTTTGTCTCCGCGGATATAACCATTGGGATGCCCCCCGGCGAATCGTCATGCGGGTTTGGGCACAGGATCCTGTCATGGGAGAGCATACCTTTTTTTGCACCTCGTTCATCATATTGTACTGATGCGTAGAATTTACCACCGCTTTCCCCCGAGTTGCGACCTTAATTTCGATATCGACCGCAGCTTTTCCGATTTGGTACGATGCATCCAGAAGCTGCATCACAGTCATATAACGAACCGGAAGGGAGCCGATCTTGTTAAACTGACCTTTCTCGTTGATGTTGCCGATAAAAAGACCCAGTTCGTACCTGTGGACTACGTCTCTGATATTGCCGAAACCGTGACGGAGGCATGCGATTTCCGGATCACCCTCCATGAGACCATGCTCACACCGGAGAAGAGTATCCCGGTATCGGAAAACATGTTCCTCGTCAGGGTAAATGATGCGGGACAGCGGTGCGACTGCTTTGCCGTCAAGGAAGGCCGGCAGGGACAGATGGATGCGATGGACCTTCGGGAACTCCTGAAAGGTGCCTGCGAGTGAGTCTGAAAATCACCGTTGCCGCTCCGTTCCGGTATATGCGGAAGGATAAGCTTCAGAAGAGCGAGTTTATCTTTTTCGTGGCGATTGACAGGCGATGGATGAGTAAGGAGGAGGCAAACCGGCTTCTTGCTCGGGCCGGAGAAGAAGGGCTTCTCCGCTTCGAGGGGGGGGTGATCACCCCGGCATTCCCCGTCGACGAGGTGACGATACCGCTGGGGTTCAAGCCCTCTCCCGAGCTGCTTGCCGTCCCCGACGTATTCGGAGATCTGGTCGGGAGGATTGCACGGGCACGCAGCTCCGAAAAAGCAGCAATCGTCGCGGAGCTGAACGAAATGGTTCAAAAAAATTTTGACGGGCTGCTCAGGGCCGAAGCGGCTGCAGTCATTCTCGCACGGCGTTACGGTGTGCCGTTTGACGATCTCCTCGATGATCTGAAGGCACGCCTCGTGCAGGAAAAATAGATGTATGGAATTATTCCGCTGCTTCTTCACTTTCAAAGAAGCTTCGGAGTTCCTTATCGCCGTATTTTACAACCTTGGCATTGATCTGGACGAAATCAGCGGTGATCTCATTGCCGCGGACGGATTTTCTCCGCCGTTCACCGTCATAGGTGGGTGCGAATCCTGCGCCCTTCGCGAGAAGCAGGCGTCTCCTGCTCAGGCCGGGAAGGTCACGCCGTGCCGGGATTCCTGTCCGGTCGCTGCCTCCGGTAATCGCTATGCTGTATCCGTTCAGGCCGATTACCCCGGCGTCAATCTCCTCACCAATCTTTTTCCCGATGAATGCACCGGCAGACCCGCCCGTGGCATCCAGCTTGTAGGATTTGCCGGATTGAGGGTCTGAAAGGACGATTTTGAAGTCTACCATCGTATGTGTCTCCTCTAAAACGTGACTATAAAGTTGAATTGCAGATACTTAAATGCTACTTGCCCCAGAAGGGATCCGATTTTCGCCGCATTGCCGTAAACTCCTCAAGAATCATCTGCATCGAGGTGTTTAAATGCGACATCATCTCTGTTTCGATGACTTTCACGTGCCGTTCGGGGATGTCCACGTACAGCTCATCGCCGACATTTATCTGGCGGCCGACCGTGGGCCCCTCGATGGAGATGGCAATCTCGTCGCCGGCATCGGCCTCGTGCACGGTCTCCTGTCCGCTCTTCATCATTTTCACGCGTCCGACCTTGCGCCCGTCCAGATGAATGAGGTTGACTCCCGACTGGAGTTTGCCGCCGAGAATGCGGACGCCGACAACCGCCGGATTGCTCTGCCGGAAGACGCAGTCCGGCAGGAGTGAAATTTTACCCGGCATGACGAGATTTTCAAACCGCTGTTTCTCCATCGCACGGCGCGTGTCCTCCTGCCACTCGAGGAAGTCGTCAATCAGCCGGTAGATGACCCCGCCTTCGAAGAGCATCACCTGCTTCATGGAGGGTTCGGCGAGCGTATCGATTGCATCGGGCAAAATGGGCGTGTTGAATGAAAGAACGGCAGAATAGAGCGGATTTTTAATTGTGCTGACCTCGATGATGTCGTGGCGGGAGACGGGTCCCACCTCCGCCCGCATCACCGGGATCGTATTCGCTTCAAGCTCCTTTGAGAGCGCTTCAAGCGCTCCTATGGTGTCGGCCTTGATATATACGCCCTCGTCCTTCAGCGTGACCTGGATATCCTGCATTTCACGGGTAACGTCGGCAATGACGGCGTCGCGGTCTCCCCGGACAACACGCAACGGCGTGCCCGCGACAGAACCATCCAGCCGGGGCGCCGCCACTTTGATGCCGGTCGCCGCAGTGACGGATTTCACCCGCTCGAACCGGTCTTCGACAAGGATCTCCTTCATCGGGCGCGGTTTCAGGAGCGACCTGACTTTTGTCGTGATGACGCCGTCGTGGCCGCCGACGACGATCTCATCGCCGACTTTGAGGATCCCGTCATACAGGATCACGTCCAGGGTGATCCCGAGGCCGCGTTCCTCCTTTACTTCCAGCACGGTGCCGGAACCCGGCCCTTCAACCGTGAGCCTGAGCGATTCTGTCAGGTACCGCTGCGCAAGCCCGACCATGACCATCAGGAGATCGGGAATCCCCTCTCCGGTGATGGCGCTCACCGGGACGATTGCGATGTTCCGGGCAAAGTCCCTGATGCGGTCATACCGTTCGCAGTTGAATCCCATTTCGGAGAGTTTGCCGACGAGCTCGTAGATCTTCGTCTCCACGACCCCCTGTACGCGCTCGTTCTGCCGGGAAAAAGTCTTTTTAAACGGCATGTTCTCCATGACGCGCCATCCGTGAATCCGGTCTATCTTGTTTGCGGCGACAACAAAGGGCGTCTTTTGGGAGCGCAGAATCTGGAGGGCCTCGATGGTCTGGGGCTGAAACCCTTCATTGAGGTCCACAACGAGAATAGCCATGTCGGCGAGCGCACCGCCACGGGAACGGAGGGTGGTGAACGCATGGTGCCCCGGCGTATCGATAAAGAGGAGTCCGGGGATATCGAACTGCATCGAACCCGCAACACCGCTCATTTGTTCGATGACGTCAAGCGGAACCAGCGTGGCCCCGATATGCTGGGTGATGGCACCCTCCTCCGTATCAACCACGGATGAACCCCGGATCCTGTCGAGGAGCGATGTTTTACCGTGATCGACATGACCGAGAACACAAACGATGGGTGTGCGAATCGCCGCCTTGCTCATACCAATATCCCCCTGCTGCCACCACGGCGGTGCTGCCCGCCCGCCTGGTGCTCATGTAGTTGGGCATCCTGCCACATAAATGGTGCCCGTGAAGCCTTTCTCCCCCAACAAATGGCGGCTTTCCCGGGATCGGGTCCCAAAGAGATACTTTAATTAATTCCTTCACCCTATTTAAAAGGGTATTTTGCCGGGGTGGGGTAGTTGGTCATCCTAGGGGATTGTGGTTCCCCCGACCCGGGTTCGAATCTCGGCCCCGGCCTTTGTTTTTCACGCATCTGATTTATTTTTCTTGCCGGGCGGTAGTCCGGATTGCGGCATAAATCATGGTGCACGTGCCAGTGAAGTTCCGCCACCCTGCCCGCCACAACCGTCTATTTCATCGCCCCGCCGATGTCACCGGACCGGAACGGGACGTCTCCCGGGAGCAGTTGCCCTGTCCTGCGTGAAGGGCTCCCGGCAGGTCGCAGGGATCGGTAAGGGCGTCCGTCAGTATCTGCCCGTGGCAGGTCATCCTGTTCTCATACTCCTGCGGCGGCAGGTCTGCCGTGACCCGCCCGTTCGCGTCTGCCGTTCCCGAATGCGGCAATTTTGGTAAAAAACACTATGCTAATAGAAATAGATATATAACATAATGTAAAATATATTTTACATAAGCGGCAGGGGTGAGCCGGAGGAATATGCAGAAAGCGTATTCCCTCTCTCCCTGCTGCCGTCTCATGGAAACGGAGAAAAAATTCATGAAAATCAAGATAACCGCAGTTCTCCTGCTGCTCTGTATTTTGGCAGGATTTGCCTCGGCGACGGGCGATACGGCCGCCGCACAGGTGAGTGTGACCAGTGTTACGGTCAGTCCTACGGCGCTGATGCACGGAGATACGGGCACCGTAACGGTGGAGATTACGAACAACGGCGATGAGGTTGTTGCGATCAGCAGGGCGAAGCTTTATTCGGACGACCTGACGGTCCAAAACGACCTGACCTACGATTCGGTGGGTAATCTCGGTGCCGGGAACTCCTTAACGTTCACCTTCACCGTCAGGGCCGATGCGCCGGACGGCTTCTATTACATGACCTTTTACCTCGACTACCGGGACGCGGGCAGCCTCAGGTATTCGGTTCCCGTAACCGTGGAGAGTACGGAAGCGTCCGTATCTGTCCTTGACGCTCCCGACTCCTTTGCGGGGGGCAACAAGGAGACGATCACCGTCACCGTCGGCAACCCGCGGGATAATACGCTGAAAGGTGTCATCGCAACGATCGGAGGCCCGGGCATCAGTACGACGATGAACAGCGCCTTTATCGGCGATATCACCCCCGGTTCATCACAGGTGGTATCCTTCGAAGTGACCACCCTGCAGGAATCGGATATCACGGTCACCGTCGCATACCGAAACGGTATCAACGATCATACGTCTGCAATCGCCATCCCTGTGGAGTTCGGCGAGGATAAGCTCGGGGCGGAGCTTGTACTGAACAGCATCGAATATTCGGGCGGCACCGGCAGCTGGACACTCTCGGCCGACGTGACGAACGCGGGCCTCTCCGATGCGAAATCCATCGTGGTTACGGTGGCAAGCCCCGCGGAACCTGTCGATCCGAACGGCGTATATGTCATCGGAGCCCTCGAACCCGACGATTTTTCGAGCTTTGATATCACCTTCACCACGCCGGGCACGACCGTGCCGGTCCTTGTCACGTACAAAGACGAGGACGGAAACGTGTTTTCCGAAGTATTTGATGTGAGCCTCGGGGGTACGACCACAGCGGGCGGCGATGCAGAAAGTTCCCGGCTGCCGGTAATGTCCGGCGCCGGAGGTCCCGCCGGAGGTCCCGCCGGAGGCCGCAACGGTCTGTTCGGAGGCTTCGGCACGGGGCTGTCGCAGGTGCCGATAGTGCAGATCGCGCTCGTCCTCCTCGTGGGTATCGGTGCCGTGATCGGCTGGAGAAAAGGCTGGTTTCGCAGGATCACGGAAAAGGTTAACGAGATCCGTTCAGGGAAACGCCGGTAAGCAGGGAGAAGAGGCTGTATGCAGAACCATCCGGTGATTGAACTTGATCG
This genomic interval carries:
- a CDS encoding 30S ribosomal protein S6 (the function of this ribosomal subunit is unknown) → MVDFKIVLSDPQSGKSYKLDATGGSAGAFIGKKIGEEIDAGVIGLNGYSIAITGGSDRTGIPARRDLPGLSRRRLLLAKGAGFAPTYDGERRRKSVRGNEITADFVQINAKVVKYGDKELRSFFESEEAAE
- a CDS encoding translation initiation factor IF-2 (protects formylmethionyl-tRNA from spontaneous hydrolysis and promotes its binding to the 30S ribosomal subunits during initiation of protein synthesis; also involved in the hydrolysis of GTP during the formation of the 70S ribosomal complex) — translated: MSKAAIRTPIVCVLGHVDHGKTSLLDRIRGSSVVDTEEGAITQHIGATLVPLDVIEQMSGVAGSMQFDIPGLLFIDTPGHHAFTTLRSRGGALADMAILVVDLNEGFQPQTIEALQILRSQKTPFVVAANKIDRIHGWRVMENMPFKKTFSRQNERVQGVVETKIYELVGKLSEMGFNCERYDRIRDFARNIAIVPVSAITGEGIPDLLMVMVGLAQRYLTESLRLTVEGPGSGTVLEVKEERGLGITLDVILYDGILKVGDEIVVGGHDGVITTKVRSLLKPRPMKEILVEDRFERVKSVTAATGIKVAAPRLDGSVAGTPLRVVRGDRDAVIADVTREMQDIQVTLKDEGVYIKADTIGALEALSKELEANTIPVMRAEVGPVSRHDIIEVSTIKNPLYSAVLSFNTPILPDAIDTLAEPSMKQVMLFEGGVIYRLIDDFLEWQEDTRRAMEKQRFENLVMPGKISLLPDCVFRQSNPAVVGVRILGGKLQSGVNLIHLDGRKVGRVKMMKSGQETVHEADAGDEIAISIEGPTVGRQINVGDELYVDIPERHVKVIETEMMSHLNTSMQMILEEFTAMRRKSDPFWGK